In bacterium, the genomic stretch GTCGCCCTCGCTCGCGGCCTCCCACAAAGGCCTCGTCGACCTCTACGAGTCCCACCAGTCGAGGCGCGGGCCCGCGACGCAGCGCCGAGCGGAGCTTGTGGAGCATCGTCCAGGCGGTCTGATAGCTCCCTACGCCCGTGTCGCGCTGGAGCTGGAGCTGGAGCGCGGAGATCCCCTTCTTGTGTCGTGCCAGGAAGAAAATCGCCCAGAACCACATGAGCAGTGGCACGCGGGTGCGGTGAAACAAGGCCTCTGGGCGCTGCCGTATACAGCCGTGTTCGGATTTCACTGCCGTCTCGGTGCTGCTCTGTGCCGGCCCCTGCCGCTGTGTGCGGACGCGACACGCTAACCCCGCGATTTCTTTGGGGGTCGTTTCAGGCTTCGAACCTGGGGGTCGGGGATTCGATTCCCTCCCGGCGTGCCGCGAAGTCGCCTGATGAATTCGGTGCCACTATTGGCTGGCGGAGTTCTGGCGGAACAAGACCGCAACTTCCGCCTTGTCCACAGTGCCGGCAGACACGCCGTCGACCAGGTCGGCATCTGGCGATCCAGACGGCCAGCAGTGGCTCCCTCAAGCTCCGCGCGCTCCTCCTCCCGAGCGTCCTGGACCTGGGTGGCAGGGGAGCAGACCGTTTCGCCTTGATCTTCGCGGCGTGGATCCGCATCGTGACGGGCGCCATTTCGACTCGGATCGCCGATCCCCACGTCGAGCAGATGCGGGCCGCGCGATCAGGCGGTCCTCAGGACGCACGAAGTGTGGCCCGCCGCGTCCTAGCGATTCCCGGTCTCTTCGATGAGATTCGATCTCTGGGAGGCTTCGCGGAGCGCGTGTGCGACCTCGCCGCCCTCCCGGCCGAGCAAGGGATCACCCCGGCTCTGCGGCGGGCGGACATCCACGGCTTCGTACCTGAACGTCTTCCTGCGAGATCACTTCCCTAGGACGGCGTCTGGTTGAAGGTCAGGCGCCCAGGCGGTCGGATCGCGCCGTCTTCCCTATCTCTCACGGGCAGGGCGGAGCTAGCGCAGCGCCACTCCAGGGGCGGTGGGGTCAGCCGCGGCGCCGCCCGAGTGACAAAAGTGCGAGGCCCAAGAGCGTGAGCGCCCCGACGCCCGGTTCGGGGACGACGGTCCGCGTGATGCTGGTGGCCGTGAACTCGGCGTTGATGACTTCGAACGTCGAGGGCTGGAACCAGGACGCGATCAGCTGTCGGCCGAAGATGTCGGCGGGGTCCGGGGCGACGAGCTCCGGCGGCGACTGCGAGAAGAAGTTCGTGGCAAAGGGCGGGAACACGAGGAAGCTCAGGTCGGAGAAGGAGAAGGAGACCAGGGCGCTGGTGTTCGGGTCGAGGGCCATCAGGATGGGCACGTCGTTCGAGAAGTTGGTGGAGCCGCCGGCGACCCGGAACTCCCACTCGTCGCCGCCTGTGGCCTGCCCGAACTGGCGCTCGTCCACCGCGGTGGCATCGGCGCGGATCACGGAGACCTGGCTCGCGCCGGTGACCGCGAGCCGGGGATTCAGGATCGCGTCCGTGTAGGCGGACTGGTTGCCGCCCGCGGCCAGCACCGGCGCATTGGTGTCGACCTCGAAGGTGAACGTGAAGGCGTCGCCGATGTCGAACGGGCCCTGGACGTCGAAGGGGGTCGGCTGGTTGCCGAGGAGCCCCCCGCC encodes the following:
- a CDS encoding PEP-CTERM sorting domain-containing protein (PEP-CTERM proteins occur, often in large numbers, in the proteomes of bacteria that also encode an exosortase, a predicted intramembrane cysteine proteinase. The presence of a PEP-CTERM domain at a protein's C-terminus predicts cleavage within the sorting domain, followed by covalent anchoring to some some component of the (usually Gram-negative) cell surface. Many PEP-CTERM proteins exhibit an unusual sequence composition that includes large numbers of potential glycosylation sites. Expression of one such protein has been shown restore the ability of a bacterium to form floc, a type of biofilm.), whose product is MRLLLRSTLLVLVLGLASGSTAHAANFAYTVQGTLGQFTGGGLLGNQPTPFDVQGPFDIGDAFTFTFEVDTNAPVLAAGGNQSAYTDAILNPRLAVTGASQVSVIRADATAVDERQFGQATGGDEWEFRVAGGSTNFSNDVPILMALDPNTSALVSFSFSDLSFLVFPPFATNFFSQSPPELVAPDPADIFGRQLIASWFQPSTFEVINAEFTATSITRTVVPEPGVGALTLLGLALLSLGRRRG